One window of Silvimonas iriomotensis genomic DNA carries:
- a CDS encoding CheR family methyltransferase gives MLTNTPREFAFTEQDFEKVRVMIYNYAGIALTPAKHDMVYGRLARRLRALGLRTFNEYLQVLERGDSKEFELFTNSLTTNLTSFFRESHHFPMLADHLKAARGSGVLNLWCSASSTGEEPYSMAITACEAFDTLRPPVHIIATDLDTGVLETARQGVYSADEVEKLENNRARRFFDRQPDGRYRAKQELRDLIVYRRVNLMEPNWPIRGPLDAIFCRNVMIYFDKPTQLKVLQRFAPLLKPDGLLFVGHSENLYHAADIFKLRSKTVYERVQGGAAATSTSPLRSGLR, from the coding sequence ATGCTCACCAATACCCCTCGCGAATTTGCCTTCACCGAACAGGATTTCGAAAAAGTCCGGGTGATGATTTACAACTACGCTGGCATTGCGCTGACACCGGCCAAGCACGACATGGTGTACGGGCGCCTGGCGCGACGGCTGCGCGCGCTGGGTTTGCGCACTTTCAATGAATATCTGCAGGTGCTGGAACGCGGCGACAGTAAAGAGTTCGAGCTTTTTACCAACTCGCTGACCACCAACCTGACCTCGTTTTTCCGCGAGTCGCATCATTTTCCGATGCTGGCCGACCACCTGAAGGCAGCGCGCGGCAGTGGCGTGCTGAACCTGTGGTGTTCTGCCTCCAGCACGGGTGAAGAGCCGTATTCGATGGCCATTACCGCCTGCGAAGCGTTTGATACGCTGCGCCCGCCGGTACACATCATTGCGACTGATCTGGACACCGGCGTGCTGGAGACCGCGCGCCAGGGCGTGTACAGCGCCGATGAAGTGGAAAAACTGGAAAACAACCGGGCCCGGCGCTTTTTTGATCGCCAGCCCGATGGCCGTTACCGTGCAAAGCAGGAGCTGCGCGATCTGATCGTGTACCGGCGCGTGAACCTGATGGAGCCCAACTGGCCGATTCGCGGCCCGCTGGATGCCATTTTCTGCCGCAACGTCATGATTTATTTTGATAAACCGACCCAGCTGAAGGTGTTGCAGCGCTTTGCGCCGCTGCTCAAGCCCGATGGTCTGTTGTTTGTCGGGCATTCAGAAAATCTGTATCACGCCGCAGACATCTTCAAGCTGCGCAGCAAGACCGTGTATGAGCGGGTGCAGGGCGGCGCGGCGGCCACGTCTACCAGCCCCTTGCGTAGCGGGCTGCGTTAA